A stretch of Geotrypetes seraphini chromosome 2, aGeoSer1.1, whole genome shotgun sequence DNA encodes these proteins:
- the CRH gene encoding corticoliberin: MNLQLLVCTGILLVAVLPCQDCRALSKSPGAVSGLAPPHLPGPEFQPFFLRLGEEYFLRVGSLNKYYPAAVLASRLPQASAATFWHALQQLEQSPAAPGTYTNHQETMERGKRTEEPPISLDLTFHLLREVLEMARAEQIAQQAHSNRKLMDVIGK; this comes from the coding sequence ATGAATCTCCAGCTGCTGGTGTGTACAGGAATCCTGCTGGTTgctgtcctgccctgccaggactGCCGAGCCCTGAGCAAATCTCCTGGAGCAGTCTCGGGCCTGGCCCCCCCACATCTCcctggccctgagttccagcccTTTTTCCTTCGCCTGGGTGAGGAATACTTCTTGCGAGTGGGAAGCCTGAACAAGTATTACCCTGCTGCAGTGCTGGCCAGCCGTCTGCCCCAAGCTTCCGCAGCCACTTTCTGGCATGCATTGCAACAGCTGGAGCAAAGCCCGGCAGCTCCCGGCACTTACACAAACCACCAGGAGACAATGGAGAGGGGCAAGAGAACCGAGGAGCCCCCCATTTCCCTGGACCTGACTTTCCACCTCCTCCGAGAAGTCTTAGAAATGGCCAGAGCTGAACAGATAGCCCAGCAAGCCCACAGCAACCGAAAACTAATGGACGTTATTGGGAAATGA